The following are from one region of the Mesorhizobium sp. B2-8-5 genome:
- a CDS encoding M24 family metallopeptidase → MIELPFAREEYQQRLAKIRAEMAKRGIELLIVNDVANQHYITGYDGWSFYTPQVVLVPIEDAEPVWIGRAMDAAGGLLTAWMKPENVVGFPEDHVQRADRHPMDWIAAWIVAKGWGSRDIGIELEAYYFSPKAHARLVAGLPNAKWHDADLLVNWIRAVKSAPEIAYLRKASRLAEAAVARAYEVIAPGVRECDAIASIQAAQIAGSPDFAGDITALPPTILGGENASAPHIMWSDRRFGKDETIALELAGVCRRYAAGLARTMQLGKTPTRVADTAKAVIEGMDAVLETVRPGTAAEAVEAAWRKVIQRHGLKKESRIGYSIGVAYPPDWGEHTISLRSGDKTVLQAGNVVHSILGMWMDGWGIEISETILVTDTGNETLTKFPRDIHVKA, encoded by the coding sequence ATGATTGAACTGCCTTTTGCCCGCGAAGAGTACCAGCAGCGGCTCGCAAAAATCCGCGCCGAGATGGCAAAGCGCGGCATCGAACTCCTGATCGTCAACGACGTCGCCAACCAGCATTACATCACCGGCTATGACGGCTGGTCGTTCTACACGCCGCAGGTGGTGCTTGTTCCGATCGAGGATGCCGAGCCTGTCTGGATCGGCCGCGCCATGGATGCGGCCGGCGGCTTGCTGACGGCCTGGATGAAGCCGGAAAACGTGGTCGGATTTCCGGAGGACCATGTCCAGCGCGCCGATCGGCATCCCATGGACTGGATCGCGGCGTGGATCGTCGCCAAGGGCTGGGGCAGCCGCGATATCGGCATCGAGCTCGAAGCCTATTATTTTTCGCCAAAGGCGCATGCGCGGCTCGTCGCCGGATTGCCCAATGCGAAATGGCACGACGCTGACCTGCTCGTGAATTGGATCCGCGCGGTGAAGTCGGCGCCGGAAATCGCTTATCTGCGTAAGGCATCGAGGCTAGCTGAGGCGGCGGTCGCGCGGGCCTACGAAGTCATTGCGCCGGGTGTGCGCGAATGCGATGCGATTGCTTCCATCCAGGCGGCGCAGATTGCCGGAAGTCCCGATTTTGCCGGCGATATCACGGCGCTGCCGCCGACGATCCTCGGCGGCGAAAACGCTTCCGCGCCGCACATCATGTGGAGCGACCGGCGGTTCGGAAAGGACGAAACGATCGCGCTTGAGCTAGCCGGCGTCTGCCGCCGCTATGCCGCCGGGCTCGCCAGGACGATGCAGCTCGGCAAGACGCCGACCCGCGTCGCGGACACGGCAAAGGCTGTGATCGAGGGCATGGATGCGGTGCTCGAAACGGTGCGGCCGGGCACGGCCGCCGAAGCGGTCGAAGCCGCCTGGCGCAAGGTCATCCAGCGCCACGGGCTGAAGAAGGAATCGCGCATCGGGTACTCCATCGGCGTTGCCTATCCACCGGATTGGGGCGAGCATACGATCAGCCTGAGATCCGGCGACAAGACGGTGCTCCAAGCCGGCAATGTCGTTCACTCCATCCTGGGCATGTGGATGGACGGCTGGGGCATCGAGATCAGCGAGACCATTCTGGTGACCGATACTGGCAACGAGACGCTGACGAAGTTCCCGCGGGATATCCATGTCAAAGCCTGA
- a CDS encoding M20 metallopeptidase family protein: MSKPDRPSSASDTAADIDAGILDRMIEIRRHLHRYPELSNREAGTQRYLREMLASEGIADIRDVAGYGLAVDIVGTGRPSNRKLAIRADIDALPIEEESGVDYASENSGVMHACGHDAHAAMGFAVAAHLHRSRESFGGTVRLIFQPAEEDEPSGGKRVVEEGLLDDVDAAICVHVDPYTLSGKVAVGSGPYTLACDTFDVLVTGSAAHAAKPYEGVDALTVACSMVSELQKIVSRETDPYDPLVISVTAINGGNAYNVTAGKVALKGTIRSGNDATRERAWRRVREVLEGVAVSHSAKVKVDIHRGEPGVVNDAEMAELILASAKASIGADNVLTVPGWSIADDFGYYSEKRPSVYFRLGIRNEEVGSVYPLHHSRFRVDEAALKNGVLTLVSAATMYLAGQENPGV; the protein is encoded by the coding sequence ATGTCAAAGCCTGACCGGCCGTCTTCAGCAAGCGATACCGCGGCCGACATCGATGCCGGAATTCTCGATCGGATGATCGAGATCCGCCGTCACTTGCATCGTTACCCGGAGCTTTCAAACCGCGAGGCGGGCACGCAACGCTATTTGCGGGAGATGCTGGCAAGCGAAGGTATCGCCGACATCCGCGACGTCGCCGGCTATGGGCTTGCAGTCGATATCGTCGGCACCGGCAGGCCGTCCAACCGCAAGCTCGCCATTCGCGCCGACATAGACGCCTTGCCGATCGAAGAGGAATCCGGCGTCGATTATGCGTCGGAAAATTCAGGCGTGATGCATGCCTGCGGCCACGACGCCCATGCCGCGATGGGCTTTGCGGTGGCAGCGCATCTGCATCGCTCACGCGAAAGTTTCGGCGGGACCGTTCGGCTCATCTTCCAGCCGGCCGAGGAAGACGAGCCGTCAGGAGGCAAGCGGGTGGTGGAGGAGGGACTTCTCGACGACGTCGACGCGGCGATCTGCGTCCACGTCGATCCATACACGCTTTCCGGCAAGGTCGCCGTCGGCTCCGGGCCGTACACTCTGGCATGCGACACGTTCGACGTGCTGGTCACCGGCTCGGCGGCGCATGCGGCTAAACCCTATGAAGGTGTCGACGCGCTGACTGTCGCCTGCTCCATGGTGAGCGAATTGCAGAAGATCGTCTCGCGCGAGACCGATCCCTATGATCCGCTGGTCATTTCGGTGACCGCCATCAATGGCGGCAATGCCTACAATGTCACCGCCGGCAAGGTCGCGTTGAAAGGCACAATACGCAGCGGCAATGATGCCACCCGGGAGCGCGCCTGGCGCCGGGTTCGCGAGGTGCTGGAGGGCGTAGCGGTCAGCCATAGCGCCAAGGTGAAGGTCGACATCCATCGCGGCGAACCAGGCGTCGTCAACGATGCCGAAATGGCCGAACTGATCCTTGCCAGCGCCAAGGCCAGCATCGGCGCGGACAATGTCCTCACCGTGCCCGGCTGGAGCATCGCCGATGACTTCGGCTACTACAGCGAGAAGCGTCCGTCGGTCTATTTCCGGCTCGGCATCCGCAACGAGGAGGTCGGATCGGTCTATCCGCTTCACCATTCCAGGTTTCGCGTCGACGAGGCCGCATTGAAGAACGGCGTCCTTACGTTGGTTTCCGCGGCAACGATGTACCTGGCCGGGCAGGAGAATCCTGGCGTCTAG